The Halalkalibaculum roseum genome window below encodes:
- a CDS encoding c-type cytochrome produces the protein MKNIVAHITGIIISGMLLLAGCGGSGNGGEQQNASAQESSGLTEFEQQHGVGPVNEVVEVGEINSEMVETGKEIFRTKCSACHKMDQGYVGPPLGDVLEKRTPTYVMNMILNPVEMTKKHPEARKMLQQYMNQMTFQNVSKEEARAIVEYLASVQSDKQNEQNN, from the coding sequence ATGAAAAATATAGTTGCACATATAACAGGAATAATCATTTCAGGCATGCTTCTGCTGGCGGGCTGCGGCGGCTCAGGAAATGGAGGCGAACAGCAAAACGCATCTGCTCAGGAGTCATCCGGGCTTACTGAGTTTGAACAGCAGCATGGCGTGGGACCGGTAAATGAAGTCGTTGAGGTCGGAGAAATCAACAGTGAAATGGTAGAGACGGGCAAGGAGATTTTTCGAACCAAATGCTCAGCCTGCCACAAAATGGATCAAGGCTATGTAGGTCCCCCGCTTGGTGATGTTCTTGAGAAAAGGACACCAACCTATGTCATGAATATGATACTGAACCCTGTAGAGATGACTAAGAAGCACCCTGAGGCAAGAAAGATGCTTCAGCAATATATGAATCAGATGACATTTCAGAATGTGAGCAAGGAGGAAGCCCGGGCCATTGTAGAGTACCTGGCTTCTGTACAATCCGACAAACAAAACGAACAGAATAACTAA
- a CDS encoding RrF2 family transcriptional regulator, with product MLLSKSCVYGLRASLFLASNRDQDYVSIREMSDKLNISFHFLTKILQQLSAAGLMESYKGPNGGVRLTKSGSQVNLFEIIAAIDGVEVFTECALGLPGCGTEKPCPLHDKWADARDGIRKMLEETDLVELAKKGKKQNLRITADGSFEWE from the coding sequence ATGCTGTTATCAAAGTCATGCGTTTACGGGTTGCGGGCTTCCCTGTTCCTGGCGTCGAACCGGGATCAGGATTATGTCTCTATCCGCGAAATGAGTGACAAGCTGAATATCTCATTTCACTTCCTCACTAAAATCTTGCAGCAACTTTCTGCCGCCGGATTGATGGAATCATATAAAGGACCCAATGGGGGAGTGCGATTGACTAAGTCAGGTTCACAGGTCAACCTGTTTGAGATAATCGCAGCGATCGATGGTGTAGAAGTCTTTACTGAATGTGCCTTGGGATTGCCGGGTTGTGGTACTGAAAAGCCTTGCCCTTTGCACGACAAATGGGCCGACGCCAGAGACGGTATTAGGAAGATGCTGGAGGAAACCGACCTGGTGGAATTGGCAAAAAAGGGAAAGAAACAGAATCTGAGGATTACGGCCGACGGAAGTTTTGAATGGGAATAG